TTGCCGGCGCCGCGCAAGCTTAACGCCGCAACGCCATGACCGATACTGCTACGCAAGCGAACCAGACGCCGCCTTTGCCGCCCGGCCGCATGGGGCTCCCCGGACTCGGCGAGACCTGGCAGTTCCTGCGCGACGGGCAGTTCATCGACAAGCGCTACCGGCGCTACGGACCCATTTTCAAAACGCACCTGTTCGGCGATCCCACGATCATCGTTTGCGATTCCGAGTCCGCGCGCTTTGTGACCCAAAACGAAAATCGCTACTTCCAGTTCAAGTTTCCGGCCAGCACCAACCGGTTGCTGGGGCCGGGATCGCTATCCAACCAGGCTGGTCGGGAGCACAAAAAGCGCCGCCAGGTGGTGGGCAAAGCCTTTCAATCGCGGGCGCTGGCCGGCTACGCCGAGACCATGACAACCCTGGCTCGGCGCTACCTCCAGCACTGGGAGCGGCAAGGCGAGCTCACCTGGTACCCGCAACTGCGGGACTACACCTTTGATGTGGCCTGCAAGCTGCTAGTGGGCCTTGAGGAGGGCTCGCAAACCGAGCTGCGCCGCCTGTTCGAGCGCTGGTCCCAGGGCCTGTTCTCGATTCCGGTGGCCCTGCCCGGAACGACCTTCGGCCGCGCCATGCACTGCCGCCAGCGCATTCTGGAGCAGCTGGAGGCGATCGCGCGACAACGCCAGCAGGCCCCCGATCCGGGCCAAGACGCGCTCGGGGTGATGCTGCAGGCCCAGGACGAGGACGGCAACCGCC
This DNA window, taken from Cyanobacteria bacterium QS_8_64_29, encodes the following:
- a CDS encoding cytochrome P450 — translated: MTDTATQANQTPPLPPGRMGLPGLGETWQFLRDGQFIDKRYRRYGPIFKTHLFGDPTIIVCDSESARFVTQNENRYFQFKFPASTNRLLGPGSLSNQAGREHKKRRQVVGKAFQSRALAGYAETMTTLARRYLQHWERQGELTWYPQLRDYTFDVACKLLVGLEEGSQTELRRLFERWSQGLFSIPVALPGTTFGRAMHCRQRILEQLEAIARQRQQAPDPGQDALGVMLQAQDEDGNRLSVAELKDQLLLLLFAGHETLTSSLTSFCLLVGQHPAVKARLRAELERLSPDEVPRPERLQQLSYLEQVVQEVLRHVPPVAGSFRQVTQSCQWQGYRIPQGWKVLYQIAQIQRDSTHYPSPHHFDPENFNPDREPHPSKTFGYLPFGGGLRECLGKEFARLEIKVLAAELLRHYDWELLPEQDLRWETVPDPRPRDGLRVRLQRLTSQA